CACATCGTTTGGTGCTCGCCTGCGACACGACTTCCGGCTGCGAGCCGGGAGACCAGGTTGCCGGCCACGTCATAGACCGCGCAGCTCACTGAGCTGCCCCGCGGCAGGCTGTAGCCTATCGTTGCCTGGGTGCCGACCGGGTTCGGGGACACCATGAACGGACGGTTGGCCCCGAGCTGGTTTCCTTCCTCGATTGCGGCCGCTTCCAGCGAGATGTTGTCGGCGGAAACTTCCGCCCAGCCGCCTCCTCAGGTGCCGTTGTCGTAGGCGAAGAGATCGATAGTCAGCTTCCTGACGTTCGCCGGGTCGATGCCGGGCAGGTGCGTCGATATCTCACTGGCGATGTCGATGCTGAACGGCGTCCACACCCCGGGTGTCGTGACCTCAATCAGGCTCTGGGTGTCGCTCACGGCCCAGGTGCAGTATTGGTCGTGGAGGTATAGCATCGTGTTGCCCATGCTCATCCCGGCCGAGT
This DNA window, taken from candidate division WOR-3 bacterium, encodes the following:
- a CDS encoding T9SS type A sorting domain-containing protein, translating into MVSPNPVGTQATIGYSLPRGSSVSCAVYDVAGNLVSRLAAGSRVAGEHQTMWNAAGVKPGVYFCKLVAGGSSHTARLAVVR